From a region of the Desulfuromonas sp. KJ2020 genome:
- a CDS encoding YeeE/YedE family protein has protein sequence MTYHAFLIAGFSLLLGLAAGVVMHRADFCIAGMFRDLFLTGVDGMQRSLLLMIAASMVLLEAGRLAGLFPAMQVLYKTPALTNLLGGILFGIGMVLAGGCVVGTLYKMGAGRFPSLLAFFGLLAGSVLYAEIHPVWMAWTDYLKLPVIGKTLPVHLGLATTPMIFGLAVILAVPLWRWLRTGAMVRPSVVSGYLQPWKAALLLALIGVAACGLLGSPMGITTSYAKMGSWIEQLFFPEHVAGLAYFQNETMMAVERFGGGPLSGGGGPRLDGVVVLQFPLIAGIVLGAAASAILLGEFRLSFRLPWRQALSAVLGGVAMGLASRLAPGCNVWHLLGGGPLLVTQSLLFILGLFPGAWLGARLFVNVVLR, from the coding sequence TTGACATACCATGCGTTTCTGATTGCCGGTTTCTCGTTGCTGCTCGGGCTGGCGGCTGGCGTGGTGATGCATCGCGCCGATTTTTGCATCGCCGGCATGTTCCGCGACTTGTTCCTCACCGGTGTGGACGGCATGCAGCGCAGTCTGCTGCTGATGATCGCGGCCAGCATGGTGCTCCTCGAAGCTGGCCGTCTGGCCGGGCTCTTTCCGGCGATGCAGGTCCTCTATAAAACCCCCGCTCTGACCAACCTGTTGGGCGGCATCCTCTTCGGCATCGGCATGGTGCTGGCCGGTGGCTGCGTCGTCGGGACACTTTACAAGATGGGCGCTGGCCGCTTTCCGAGTCTGCTGGCGTTTTTCGGGCTGCTGGCCGGCAGTGTTCTCTACGCCGAAATTCACCCGGTCTGGATGGCATGGACCGATTATCTCAAGCTGCCTGTGATAGGCAAGACGCTGCCGGTGCACCTGGGGCTGGCGACGACACCCATGATCTTCGGGCTTGCGGTCATCCTGGCTGTTCCCCTTTGGCGCTGGCTCCGAACGGGGGCCATGGTGAGGCCATCGGTAGTCTCCGGTTATCTGCAACCCTGGAAAGCCGCTTTGCTGCTGGCTCTGATCGGCGTGGCAGCCTGCGGGCTGCTGGGATCCCCCATGGGCATAACCACGTCCTATGCCAAGATGGGAAGCTGGATTGAACAGCTGTTTTTTCCGGAACACGTGGCCGGCCTTGCCTATTTTCAGAACGAGACGATGATGGCGGTGGAGCGTTTCGGCGGCGGGCCACTCTCCGGTGGGGGCGGACCAAGGCTCGATGGCGTGGTGGTGCTGCAGTTCCCCCTCATCGCCGGCATCGTTTTGGGCGCCGCCGCTTCGGCTATCCTGCTCGGCGAATTTCGACTCTCTTTTCGCCTGCCCTGGCGGCAGGCCCTTTCCGCCGTCCTGGGGGGGGTAGCCATGGGACTGGCGTCCCGCCTGGCGCCGGGGTGCAATGTCTGGCACCTGCTGGGAGGAGGGCCTCTGCTGGTCACCCAGAGCCTGCTCTTCATCCTGGGGCTCTTTCCCGGCGCCTGGCTGGGTGCCCGACTTTTCGTGAACGTGGTTCTACGCTGA
- a CDS encoding sulfurtransferase TusA family protein, whose protein sequence is METLKLDVRNQICPSTLLVALKEINIHQAALRHGTLALVVLSDNRDSTTRIAEAAENMGYAVTVDKEGAHYRLTIAGRSE, encoded by the coding sequence ATGGAAACCCTGAAACTCGATGTTCGCAACCAGATCTGTCCGTCCACGCTGCTGGTCGCCCTGAAAGAGATTAACATCCATCAGGCGGCTTTGCGCCACGGAACACTGGCCCTGGTGGTGTTGTCCGATAACCGGGATTCAACCACGCGCATCGCCGAAGCCGCAGAGAATATGGGATATGCTGTCACGGTGGACAAAGAAGGGGCGCACTATCGCCTGACCATCGCCGGCAGAAGCGAATAA
- a CDS encoding EAL domain-containing protein, which translates to MAKDSAEPKAKIIDLREGPLKGAEQLLNDFFSLQEREKALSTYVRQKTNQLLEVIGTLPLRAEELDDETLVQVDPIGIVADSFSQVLEHLRETNETLALAHGEIQAIFDSAGAAILVVDKNRQLQAYNRKSQELFFPGRPEVIGYNLRELMCDPETHPQECIFDQVMAEKAVVEQQDFVAGGRNYHVIATPLKDNQGEIAQVILVCTDITERRRNEQALREAEARLKTILNSVQAGIMVIDPQTKQIELVNEAAASLVGARSEDMIGKVCHDFICPALQGRCPVDGGRTIDNSEQVLVTACGQHSPVLKTVIRVDIGGREKFLESFIDISARKEAEERLQKSEERYRSLYSTMHEGMALKELIYDEAGRAIDYRIVDVNPSYERILGLRRDRVLGRLGSQIYPPNAKGKPPLLGAFARVVETGQPVHLEKIYEPSDKILALSAICPSPGQVAIIFDDITERKKAQSQIERLAYYDMLTGLPNRVLLRDRLGQMIAKAGRNRLKLGVIFLDLDQFKAVNDTLGHDSGDHLLRVIAGRLSDCMRKSDTVARLGGDEFILLLDDVSNEATVGEVAKKVLDVLSQPISLGGREVFTTGSLGIALYPADGLDAETLLKNADTAMYQAKERGRNNFQFYASEMHAQALEKMLLANDLRRALERNEFFLEYQPQLCLKTGKMTGTEALLRWQHPDLGVISPSQFIPMAEETGQILPIGRWVLETACRQNKAWLDAGFSPLRMAVNLSGKQFREGGLLECIKSVLRETGLPASCLELELTESILMENAGATRHTLNALKEMGVQLAIDDFGTGYSSLNYLKHFPIDRLKIDKSFVQEIDVQPDDAAIAEAIIALAHSLRVHVVAEGVEQRSQLEFLRQRQCDEIQGFYFSHPLSASALEAMLMGSAHPGAFCFYSGQ; encoded by the coding sequence ATGGCAAAAGATTCGGCAGAACCAAAAGCCAAAATCATCGACCTGCGGGAAGGGCCCCTCAAAGGGGCGGAGCAGTTGCTGAATGACTTTTTCTCCCTGCAGGAGCGGGAAAAAGCCCTGAGCACCTATGTGCGCCAGAAGACCAATCAGCTGCTGGAAGTTATTGGCACCCTGCCTTTGCGGGCGGAGGAACTGGACGACGAGACCCTGGTTCAGGTCGATCCTATCGGCATTGTGGCCGACTCTTTTTCGCAGGTTCTGGAGCATCTGCGGGAGACCAACGAGACCCTCGCCCTGGCCCACGGTGAAATCCAGGCCATTTTCGATTCGGCGGGCGCCGCGATCCTGGTGGTTGATAAAAACCGGCAGTTACAGGCCTACAATCGCAAGAGTCAGGAGCTCTTTTTCCCAGGCCGCCCGGAGGTGATTGGTTATAATCTTCGCGAACTCATGTGCGATCCCGAGACACACCCGCAGGAGTGCATCTTCGATCAGGTCATGGCGGAAAAGGCGGTGGTCGAGCAGCAGGATTTTGTTGCCGGCGGCCGGAACTATCATGTCATTGCCACCCCCCTCAAAGATAATCAGGGTGAAATCGCCCAGGTCATACTCGTCTGCACGGATATCACCGAGCGCCGGCGCAATGAACAGGCCCTTCGTGAAGCTGAAGCCCGCCTGAAGACGATTCTCAACAGCGTTCAGGCGGGGATCATGGTCATCGATCCCCAAACGAAACAGATTGAACTCGTCAACGAGGCGGCGGCCAGTCTCGTCGGGGCGCGGTCCGAGGACATGATCGGCAAGGTCTGCCATGACTTCATCTGTCCCGCCCTGCAGGGGCGCTGTCCTGTGGATGGCGGTAGAACCATCGATAATTCGGAGCAGGTGCTGGTGACTGCCTGTGGCCAGCATTCGCCGGTCCTCAAAACCGTGATCCGGGTGGATATCGGGGGGCGGGAGAAGTTTCTGGAGAGCTTCATCGATATTTCGGCGCGAAAAGAGGCCGAAGAACGCCTGCAGAAGAGCGAGGAGCGCTATCGCTCCCTCTACAGCACCATGCATGAAGGCATGGCCCTGAAAGAGTTAATCTATGATGAGGCAGGCAGGGCCATTGACTATCGTATAGTGGATGTCAATCCGTCATATGAGCGGATTCTTGGTCTGCGCCGTGACCGGGTGCTTGGCCGGCTCGGCTCACAGATCTACCCGCCCAACGCCAAGGGGAAGCCGCCGCTGCTGGGAGCGTTTGCCAGAGTGGTGGAGACAGGCCAGCCTGTGCATCTGGAAAAGATCTACGAACCTTCCGACAAAATTCTGGCTCTTTCCGCGATCTGTCCCTCGCCCGGGCAGGTTGCCATTATCTTCGACGACATCACCGAGCGGAAAAAGGCCCAGAGCCAGATCGAGCGGCTGGCCTATTACGATATGCTCACCGGCCTGCCCAACCGTGTGCTGTTGCGGGACCGCCTCGGCCAGATGATCGCCAAGGCGGGGCGAAACAGGTTGAAGCTGGGGGTGATCTTTCTCGATCTCGATCAGTTCAAGGCGGTCAATGACACCCTCGGGCACGATTCGGGCGACCACCTGCTGCGGGTGATTGCCGGCCGACTCAGCGACTGCATGCGCAAGAGCGACACCGTGGCCCGACTGGGGGGCGACGAATTCATTCTGCTGCTGGACGATGTCAGTAACGAAGCCACCGTCGGCGAGGTCGCGAAGAAGGTCCTCGATGTTCTTTCCCAGCCTATATCGCTGGGGGGGCGTGAGGTTTTCACCACGGGCAGTCTGGGCATCGCTCTTTACCCGGCCGACGGGCTTGACGCGGAGACCCTGCTGAAAAATGCCGATACGGCTATGTATCAGGCCAAAGAGCGGGGGCGTAACAACTTCCAGTTTTACGCTTCTGAGATGCATGCCCAGGCTCTGGAAAAAATGCTGCTGGCCAATGACCTGCGCCGAGCCCTGGAGCGCAACGAATTCTTTCTCGAGTACCAGCCGCAGCTGTGCCTGAAAACCGGCAAAATGACGGGCACCGAAGCCCTTCTGCGCTGGCAGCATCCGGATTTGGGGGTGATTTCCCCGAGTCAGTTCATCCCCATGGCCGAGGAGACGGGTCAGATTCTCCCCATTGGCCGCTGGGTGCTCGAAACGGCCTGTCGGCAAAACAAGGCCTGGCTGGACGCGGGCTTTTCACCCTTGCGCATGGCGGTGAATCTTTCCGGTAAGCAGTTCAGGGAAGGCGGGCTGCTCGAATGCATCAAAAGCGTGCTGCGGGAAACCGGTCTGCCAGCCTCCTGTCTCGAACTGGAGTTGACGGAGAGCATCCTCATGGAGAATGCTGGGGCCACTCGCCACACCCTCAATGCCCTGAAAGAGATGGGGGTACAGCTGGCCATCGACGATTTCGGCACCGGCTACTCGTCTCTTAACTATCTCAAACACTTTCCCATCGATCGGCTGAAAATCGACAAATCTTTTGTGCAGGAGATCGATGTTCAGCCCGATGATGCCGCCATTGCCGAAGCGATCATCGCCCTGGCCCACAGCCTGCGTGTCCATGTCGTGGCCGAAGGGGTGGAGCAGCGATCGCAGCTCGAATTTCTCAGGCAGCGCCAGTGCGATGAAATACAGGGGTTTTACTTCAGCCATCCCCTGTCGGCCTCGGCGCTTGAGGCCATGCTCATGGGGTCTGCCCATCCCGGCGCCTTCTGCTTCTACTCCGGTCAATAA
- a CDS encoding ATP-binding protein, with protein MRHRNPFNRKTLKPAVGSQRRIGLDAVLSREIARRRRTEEELRAYEELARQRALEFRTLIHAIPDRITLLTADLRLGWSNKEADPAYSLRHGNPSSPTCYGRWYGRSEPCEECPVQRCLVSGHTEDQLIRAPDGGYWGIKAFPMRDESGEITHVIHVTSDVTEKVRMRQEAERGGRLASLGQLAAGVAHEINNPNALTLHNVPMLQEAWEDMRRILDEVQAEKGDFTLGRLPYSRLRDQIPRMYEQILEGSRRIRGIVEDLKDFVRQGDLSVLEPVDLNAVVQFAVRLAANTIKVSTDHFAVNYTEALPPFMGAPQRIEQVVVNLIMNACQSLPDRSRAVRVETSYDSSQHRSMVRVTDEGSGIEEENLSHILEPFFTTKRQQGGTGLGLSIAARIVREHQGELTFDSTPGQGTVVTIAFPVSKEPPR; from the coding sequence ATGCGTCATCGAAATCCCTTCAATCGCAAGACGTTGAAACCCGCCGTGGGAAGTCAGCGCCGAATCGGCCTGGATGCCGTCCTCAGCCGTGAGATCGCCCGACGAAGAAGGACTGAAGAGGAGCTGCGGGCTTACGAAGAACTGGCCCGGCAGCGGGCTCTCGAATTCCGGACGCTTATACATGCTATCCCTGACCGCATTACCCTGTTGACGGCTGATTTGCGTCTCGGCTGGAGCAACAAAGAGGCTGACCCGGCATACAGTCTTCGCCACGGCAACCCATCGAGTCCGACCTGCTACGGAAGGTGGTATGGCCGCTCCGAGCCTTGCGAGGAATGCCCGGTCCAGCGCTGTCTGGTGTCGGGCCATACCGAAGATCAACTGATCAGGGCGCCTGACGGCGGCTATTGGGGGATCAAGGCTTTTCCCATGCGGGACGAGTCCGGTGAGATTACTCATGTCATTCACGTCACCAGCGATGTGACCGAAAAGGTCCGCATGCGCCAGGAGGCCGAACGTGGCGGGCGGCTGGCCTCCCTCGGCCAGCTGGCGGCTGGAGTGGCCCACGAGATCAACAACCCCAATGCCCTGACGTTGCACAATGTGCCCATGCTGCAGGAAGCCTGGGAGGACATGCGCCGCATCCTCGATGAAGTCCAGGCCGAAAAGGGTGACTTTACCCTGGGACGGCTCCCCTACTCGCGCCTGCGCGATCAGATCCCGCGAATGTACGAGCAGATTCTGGAGGGCAGCCGCCGTATTCGCGGCATCGTCGAGGATCTCAAGGATTTTGTCCGTCAGGGCGATCTCAGCGTGCTCGAACCCGTTGATCTCAACGCCGTCGTGCAGTTCGCCGTGCGCCTGGCCGCCAATACCATCAAGGTGTCGACCGATCACTTTGCTGTCAACTACACCGAAGCTCTGCCCCCTTTTATGGGGGCACCCCAACGCATCGAGCAGGTGGTGGTCAACCTCATCATGAATGCCTGTCAGTCTCTGCCCGATCGCAGTCGGGCCGTACGGGTGGAAACCTCCTACGACAGCAGCCAGCATCGCAGTATGGTGCGAGTGACCGATGAGGGGAGCGGCATCGAAGAGGAGAACCTGTCCCATATCCTGGAGCCCTTTTTCACCACCAAGCGTCAACAGGGGGGGACGGGCCTGGGACTTTCCATCGCCGCCCGCATCGTCAGGGAACATCAGGGGGAGTTGACCTTCGATTCGACGCCCGGGCAGGGCACGGTGGTCACCATCGCCTTCCCGGTCTCCAAGGAGCCGCCGCGATGA
- the wrbA gene encoding NAD(P)H:quinone oxidoreductase produces MKNIQIQVVFYSMYGHVYQMAEAIAAGVNEIEGAEALLLQVPELMSEEALKAAGATKARQAFAHIPVANPQQLAEADAIIFGTPTRFGNMCGQMRNFLDQTGKLWLEGKLIGKVGSVFTSTATQHGGQETTITSFHTTLLHHGMVIVGVPYSEQGLLKMDEVTGGTPYGASTLAAGDGSRQPSENELTLARAQGRRVAEIALKLCR; encoded by the coding sequence ATGAAAAACATCCAGATCCAGGTCGTCTTTTACAGCATGTACGGTCACGTCTACCAGATGGCCGAAGCCATAGCGGCCGGCGTGAATGAAATCGAAGGGGCCGAAGCCCTGCTGCTGCAGGTTCCCGAGCTCATGAGCGAAGAAGCTCTGAAGGCTGCCGGCGCGACCAAGGCCCGCCAGGCCTTTGCCCATATTCCCGTGGCGAACCCGCAGCAGCTGGCCGAGGCCGATGCTATCATCTTCGGCACCCCCACTCGCTTCGGCAACATGTGCGGCCAGATGCGCAACTTTCTCGACCAGACCGGCAAGCTGTGGCTGGAAGGAAAACTTATCGGCAAGGTGGGTAGCGTCTTCACCTCGACGGCGACCCAGCACGGGGGGCAGGAGACGACCATCACCAGCTTTCACACCACCCTGCTGCACCACGGCATGGTCATTGTCGGGGTACCCTATTCGGAACAGGGGCTGCTCAAAATGGATGAAGTCACCGGCGGTACGCCTTACGGCGCCAGCACCCTGGCGGCCGGGGACGGCTCCCGCCAGCCCAGTGAAAACGAGTTGACCCTGGCCCGTGCCCAAGGCCGCCGAGTGGCGGAAATCGCTCTGAAACTGTGCCGCTGA